One region of Salinirubrum litoreum genomic DNA includes:
- a CDS encoding class I SAM-dependent methyltransferase, whose translation MSVPLPPPERPLSDVYDAAYTGVPNWDIGRPQRAFVRLAASGLLRGPVLDIGCGTGELSLYLARQGYDVLGIDLSELAIRQAREKARWRGIPAEFLVWDALYVSRLADAGLRFRTVVDSAMFHVLGDAERDRLVGELRALLPPGGLYCVLGDARWDDRSIYGLTPAELRRRFVERGGWRLAFAEETVFERRFSSSRAFFVGLRRV comes from the coding sequence GTGAGCGTCCCGCTCCCACCACCGGAACGCCCGCTCTCGGACGTGTACGACGCGGCGTACACCGGCGTCCCGAACTGGGACATCGGGCGGCCACAGCGTGCGTTCGTCCGCCTCGCGGCGTCCGGCCTGCTCCGGGGACCCGTCCTCGACATCGGCTGTGGCACCGGCGAGTTGTCGCTGTATCTCGCCCGGCAGGGGTACGACGTGCTCGGGATCGATCTCTCGGAACTGGCGATCCGACAGGCCCGCGAGAAGGCACGCTGGCGGGGCATTCCGGCGGAGTTTCTCGTCTGGGACGCGCTGTACGTCTCCCGACTGGCGGACGCCGGCCTCCGGTTTCGGACCGTGGTCGACTCGGCGATGTTCCACGTGCTGGGCGATGCCGAGCGCGACCGACTCGTGGGCGAACTCCGGGCCCTGCTCCCACCGGGCGGACTCTACTGTGTCCTCGGCGACGCGCGCTGGGACGACAGATCGATATACGGTCTCACGCCGGCGGAACTCCGCCGGCGGTTCGTCGAACGCGGCGGCTGGCGACTCGCGTTCGCCGAGGAGACCGTCTTCGAGCGTCGGTTCAGCAGCAGTCGGGCGTTCTTCGTCGGCCTGCGCCGGGTGTGA
- the yqeC gene encoding selenium cofactor biosynthesis protein YqeC produces the protein MHVADALDAREGTTCVVGAGGKKTTLRTLADRLDHAVVTATVRIPIFDDWVEDVVVTDDPRSVVASSLDTTDNTDSTEGDGHRTVGVVPGRDRSDRYAGYDPEVIDTLADCGRPMLVKADGARTRLLKAPAAHEPRIPTTATTVVPIVGARVVGKPLTDEWVHRVDRVADVTGLRQGEQIGPEDVARVVASDRGGLKDVPSDATVIPVVNMVDDAELAETASRIAEEIHVRADVSRVVLAEMRAADPVVAVV, from the coding sequence ATGCACGTCGCCGACGCACTCGACGCCCGCGAAGGGACCACCTGCGTCGTCGGTGCCGGCGGGAAGAAGACGACCCTCAGAACGCTGGCTGACCGACTCGACCACGCCGTCGTCACCGCGACGGTCCGCATCCCCATCTTCGACGACTGGGTCGAGGACGTCGTCGTCACCGACGATCCACGCTCGGTGGTTGCGTCCTCGCTCGACACGACCGACAACACGGACAGCACCGAGGGCGACGGTCACCGAACCGTCGGTGTCGTCCCGGGACGCGACCGATCCGACCGCTACGCCGGCTACGACCCCGAGGTGATCGACACGCTCGCCGACTGCGGCCGACCGATGCTCGTGAAAGCCGACGGTGCCCGGACGCGCCTGCTGAAAGCGCCTGCGGCCCACGAGCCTCGGATTCCGACGACTGCGACGACGGTCGTTCCGATCGTCGGCGCGCGAGTCGTCGGGAAGCCACTGACCGACGAGTGGGTCCACCGCGTGGACCGCGTCGCCGACGTCACCGGGCTTCGACAGGGCGAGCAGATCGGCCCGGAGGACGTGGCGCGGGTCGTCGCCAGCGACCGAGGCGGACTGAAAGACGTGCCGAGCGACGCGACGGTGATCCCGGTGGTGAACATGGTCGACGACGCGGAACTGGCAGAGACGGCGAGCAGGATCGCAGAGGAGATCCACGTCCGCGCCGACGTGTCGCGGGTCGTCCTCGCGGAGATGCGGGCCGCAGACCCGGTCGTCGCGGTCGTGTGA
- a CDS encoding homoserine kinase yields MITVRAPATSANLGSGFDVFGVALDRPADVIRVEKAPRTTISVTGAGSQYIPEDPDKNTVGAVAEALDAPAHIDIDKGVRPASGLGSSAASAAGAAVALNALYDRGLSREELVPVAGEGEAVVSGEAHVDNVAPAILGGFTIASGGDLTAVRARMPVVACLPEIAVSTRDARRVVPTQASIEDVVETVGNAATLTAGMCRNDPKLAGKGMDDPVVTPARAELITGYETVREGALAAGATGVTVSGAGPAVLALCREGNRRKVAREMVEGFADAGVEARAYQTRIGPGAELF; encoded by the coding sequence ATGATTACGGTGAGGGCACCGGCGACGAGCGCCAACCTCGGCAGTGGCTTCGACGTGTTCGGCGTCGCCCTCGACCGGCCGGCGGACGTGATCCGCGTCGAGAAGGCCCCCCGGACGACGATCTCGGTCACGGGCGCGGGCAGTCAGTACATCCCGGAGGACCCCGACAAGAACACGGTCGGTGCGGTCGCGGAGGCACTCGACGCCCCGGCCCACATCGACATCGACAAGGGCGTCCGCCCGGCCTCGGGACTCGGGTCCTCGGCGGCCAGTGCGGCGGGTGCGGCGGTCGCGCTGAACGCGCTGTACGACCGGGGTCTCTCGCGGGAAGAACTCGTTCCCGTCGCGGGCGAAGGCGAGGCGGTCGTCTCCGGCGAGGCGCACGTGGACAACGTCGCCCCGGCGATTCTCGGCGGGTTCACCATCGCTTCGGGTGGCGATCTGACGGCGGTGCGCGCCCGGATGCCGGTCGTCGCCTGTCTCCCCGAGATCGCGGTCTCGACGCGGGACGCCCGGCGTGTCGTCCCGACGCAGGCCAGCATCGAGGACGTCGTCGAGACGGTCGGCAACGCCGCGACGTTGACGGCGGGGATGTGCAGAAACGATCCTAAACTCGCGGGGAAGGGGATGGACGACCCGGTGGTCACCCCCGCCCGCGCCGAGTTGATCACGGGCTACGAGACGGTCCGCGAGGGTGCGCTCGCGGCGGGCGCGACAGGCGTGACCGTCTCCGGGGCCGGCCCGGCGGTGCTGGCACTCTGTCGGGAGGGGAACCGCCGGAAGGTGGCCCGCGAGATGGTCGAGGGGTTCGCCGACGCGGGTGTCGAGGCGCGGGCCTACCAGACCCGGATCGGTCCCGGTGCGGAACTGTTCTGA
- a CDS encoding proteasome assembly chaperone family protein, with amino-acid sequence MDGIEVETLANPELSDPVFIEGLPGVGHVGKLAAEHLLDEFDGELVRRIYTDDFPPQVSIDDEGVAELTHAEIHAVDADGTDLLVLTGDHQAQSNAGHYRLADAFLDVAEEFGVSRVFALGGVPTGELIEEYTVIGAVTESDQLADLEDAGVEFREDEPAGGIVGVSGLLLGLGKRRAIPAACLMGETSGYLVDPKSARAVLEVMQTAIGFEVNFDSMEERAEEMEEVVSKIQEMQGQQSGMPSDDDLRYIG; translated from the coding sequence ATGGACGGAATCGAGGTCGAGACGCTGGCGAACCCGGAGCTCTCGGACCCGGTGTTCATCGAGGGACTGCCCGGCGTCGGCCACGTCGGGAAACTCGCGGCCGAACACCTGCTCGACGAGTTCGACGGCGAGTTGGTGCGGCGCATCTACACCGACGACTTCCCGCCGCAGGTCTCCATCGACGACGAGGGTGTCGCGGAGTTGACCCACGCCGAGATTCACGCGGTGGACGCCGACGGCACCGATCTGCTGGTTCTCACGGGCGATCACCAGGCACAGAGCAACGCGGGTCACTACCGCCTCGCGGACGCCTTCCTCGACGTCGCCGAGGAGTTCGGCGTCTCGCGGGTCTTCGCGCTCGGCGGCGTGCCGACCGGCGAACTGATCGAAGAGTACACCGTCATCGGCGCGGTGACCGAGTCGGACCAACTCGCCGACCTCGAAGACGCGGGCGTGGAGTTCCGCGAGGACGAACCCGCCGGCGGCATCGTCGGCGTCTCGGGGCTCCTGCTCGGTCTCGGCAAGCGCCGAGCGATCCCGGCGGCGTGTCTGATGGGCGAGACCTCGGGCTATCTGGTCGACCCGAAGAGCGCGCGTGCCGTGCTGGAAGTGATGCAGACCGCCATCGGCTTCGAGGTGAACTTCGACTCGATGGAGGAACGCGCCGAGGAGATGGAGGAGGTCGTCTCGAAGATTCAGGAGATGCAGGGCCAGCAGAGCGGGATGCCCTCGGACGACGACCTGCGGTACATCGGCTGA
- a CDS encoding RNA-protein complex protein Nop10 — MHSDIRVCSAWREAHDRPVYTLTSTCPACGSDAVNSAPARFDPADPHGEYRRALKRRDRE; from the coding sequence ATGCACTCGGACATCCGGGTCTGTTCGGCGTGGCGCGAGGCCCACGACCGCCCGGTGTACACGCTCACTTCTACCTGTCCGGCGTGCGGCAGCGACGCCGTCAACTCCGCACCCGCACGCTTCGACCCCGCAGACCCCCACGGCGAGTACCGACGCGCTCTTAAACGGCGCGACCGCGAGTAG
- a CDS encoding translation initiation factor IF-2 subunit alpha: protein MKYSGWPEKGDLVVGKVDEIEDFGVFVDLSEYEDKRGLVHVSEVASGWIKNVRDHVSTGQTVVAKVLEVDESSQQIDLSIKDVNEHQRKDKIQDWKNEQKADKWMALAFGEDMADEQYTAVANALLAEFGGLYEGFEEAAIHGTEALDDVDLDDDEIDAIVETARENVSVPYVNVTGYVDLRCPTGDGVDHIKEALKAAEGEGDSDEIELTVAYVGSPEYRIKVKAPNYKTAEAALEDAVARAEAEIESRGGTAEYHRERHEDDE, encoded by the coding sequence ATGAAGTACAGCGGCTGGCCCGAGAAGGGTGACCTCGTGGTCGGGAAGGTCGACGAGATCGAGGACTTCGGCGTCTTCGTCGACCTCTCGGAGTACGAGGACAAGCGTGGACTCGTCCACGTGAGCGAGGTCGCCTCCGGCTGGATCAAGAACGTCCGCGATCACGTCTCGACCGGACAGACGGTCGTCGCGAAGGTGCTGGAGGTCGACGAGTCCTCCCAGCAGATCGACCTGTCGATCAAGGACGTCAACGAGCACCAGCGCAAGGACAAGATCCAGGACTGGAAGAACGAGCAGAAGGCCGACAAGTGGATGGCGCTGGCGTTCGGCGAGGACATGGCCGACGAGCAGTACACCGCCGTCGCCAACGCCCTGCTCGCGGAGTTCGGTGGCCTCTACGAAGGGTTCGAGGAGGCGGCCATCCACGGCACCGAGGCGCTGGACGATGTGGACCTCGACGACGACGAGATCGACGCCATCGTGGAGACGGCCCGCGAGAACGTCTCGGTCCCGTACGTCAACGTCACGGGCTACGTCGACCTGCGCTGTCCGACCGGCGACGGCGTCGACCACATCAAAGAGGCGCTGAAAGCCGCCGAGGGCGAGGGCGACTCCGACGAGATCGAACTGACGGTCGCGTACGTCGGGTCCCCGGAGTACCGGATCAAGGTCAAAGCGCCGAACTACAAGACGGCCGAGGCGGCACTGGAGGACGCGGTCGCCCGCGCCGAAGCGGAGATCGAGTCGCGCGGCGGGACCGCCGAGTACCACCGCGAGCGACACGAAGACGACGAGTAG
- a CDS encoding 30S ribosomal protein S27e, with protein MAGSYYKVACPDCGNEQIVFGKAASVVNCAVCGSTLATPTGGEAEFTGEVVETVEKRAERNEA; from the coding sequence ATGGCTGGGAGCTACTACAAGGTCGCCTGTCCGGACTGTGGCAACGAGCAGATCGTCTTCGGCAAGGCCGCGTCGGTCGTGAACTGCGCCGTCTGTGGGTCCACGCTGGCGACCCCGACCGGCGGCGAGGCGGAGTTCACCGGCGAGGTCGTCGAGACGGTCGAGAAACGCGCCGAGCGGAACGAGGCCTGA
- a CDS encoding 50S ribosomal protein L44e, translating to MQMPRRFNTYCPHCDAHHEHEVEKVRRGRQTGMKWDARAQKRGKKVIGNAGRFSKVPGGDKPTKKTHLKYRCADCGKAHMREGWRAGRLEFQE from the coding sequence ATGCAGATGCCACGCCGATTCAACACGTACTGTCCGCACTGTGACGCCCACCACGAACACGAGGTGGAGAAGGTCCGACGCGGACGCCAGACCGGGATGAAGTGGGACGCGCGTGCCCAGAAACGCGGGAAGAAGGTCATCGGGAACGCGGGTCGCTTCTCGAAGGTGCCCGGTGGGGACAAGCCGACGAAGAAGACCCACCTGAAGTACCGCTGTGCCGACTGCGGCAAGGCCCACATGCGCGAGGGATGGCGCGCCGGTCGACTGGAGTTCCAAGAATAA
- a CDS encoding NifU family protein — protein MSETEADLRERVEQWMVGQMPIIQMHGGTSVVREADPESGQVVVELGGTCSGCGISNITAQNIKADLIRDFPEIERVEVKVPSTGDTGSDTVEGGRGGDLQYSTENPGHF, from the coding sequence ATGAGCGAGACAGAAGCCGACCTCCGCGAACGCGTCGAGCAGTGGATGGTCGGACAGATGCCGATCATCCAGATGCACGGCGGGACGAGCGTGGTCCGGGAGGCCGACCCCGAGTCCGGACAGGTCGTCGTCGAACTCGGTGGTACCTGTTCTGGCTGTGGGATCAGCAACATCACGGCCCAGAACATCAAAGCCGACCTGATCCGAGACTTCCCGGAGATCGAGCGCGTCGAGGTGAAAGTGCCGAGTACGGGCGACACCGGCAGTGACACGGTGGAGGGTGGCCGTGGCGGCGACCTTCAGTACTCGACCGAGAACCCCGGCCACTTCTGA
- a CDS encoding LVIVD repeat-containing protein codes for MRRRAALRAGVVGLATLGGLSGVGHLTSDRSGTAEAHPGPYRPYDSLAIPGAREAVVSPDGDTAYLATNSGYATVDVSAPDRLELLADVRSPLADREDGPLRMIHDVKLDPDGDRLLVVGPANPLPEAVSGALLVDVSDPANPTELGFSETDFPVHNCDLVGDYAYLTANTGERNPLVVVDVAADPPTEVARWSLAGYDVGWDLVPSGLRPIHDVVVRDDRAYLAHWDAGTWVLDVSDPTAPTYVTHFGERDQSALRDVPDASVRRQATEPPGNAHYVAPNEDGTLVGVGRESWAYDAQSDGGPSGIDLWDLSDPSDPVRRSTIDPPQTPDATFGGVWTTAHNFELRGDVLYSAWYQGGVKRHDVSDPGAPVELTWWRDPERTRFWTARPTVQGEAFVASSMGVGEAGEPGLWTFPDHAGQQADPPGILGDSGPAPITASPTENVASESGDGNTSNSAGTGTTTETTAPGFGVGAGALGVGLGAWWLRRHRSR; via the coding sequence ATGCGACGCCGTGCCGCCCTCCGTGCCGGCGTAGTCGGCCTGGCGACCCTCGGCGGACTCTCCGGTGTCGGCCACCTCACGTCCGACCGATCCGGCACCGCCGAGGCACACCCCGGTCCCTACCGCCCCTACGACTCGCTGGCGATTCCGGGTGCCCGCGAGGCAGTCGTCTCGCCCGACGGCGACACCGCCTATCTGGCGACGAACTCCGGCTACGCGACCGTGGACGTGAGTGCGCCCGACCGACTCGAACTCCTGGCCGACGTGCGTTCGCCGCTCGCCGACCGCGAGGACGGCCCGCTCCGGATGATCCACGACGTGAAACTCGACCCGGACGGCGACCGCCTGCTGGTGGTCGGCCCGGCGAACCCACTCCCCGAAGCGGTCTCCGGGGCCCTGCTGGTCGACGTGAGCGACCCCGCGAACCCCACGGAACTGGGGTTCTCCGAGACCGACTTCCCGGTCCACAACTGCGACCTCGTCGGGGACTACGCCTACCTGACGGCCAACACCGGCGAGCGCAATCCGCTGGTCGTCGTCGACGTCGCCGCCGACCCGCCGACCGAGGTGGCGCGCTGGTCGCTGGCGGGCTACGACGTCGGCTGGGACCTCGTCCCCTCTGGTCTCCGACCGATCCACGACGTGGTCGTGCGAGACGACCGGGCGTACCTCGCCCACTGGGACGCCGGGACGTGGGTCCTCGACGTGTCTGACCCGACCGCGCCGACCTACGTGACTCACTTCGGCGAGCGTGACCAGTCGGCCCTGCGGGACGTGCCGGACGCCTCGGTGCGACGGCAGGCGACCGAACCGCCGGGCAACGCCCACTACGTCGCGCCGAACGAGGACGGCACTCTCGTCGGTGTCGGCCGGGAGTCGTGGGCGTACGACGCCCAGAGCGACGGCGGACCGAGTGGGATCGACCTGTGGGACCTCTCCGACCCGAGCGACCCGGTTCGTCGCTCGACGATCGACCCCCCGCAGACGCCGGACGCGACCTTCGGCGGCGTCTGGACCACGGCACACAACTTCGAGCTTCGGGGCGACGTACTCTACTCGGCGTGGTACCAGGGCGGCGTGAAGCGCCACGACGTGTCCGATCCGGGCGCGCCGGTCGAACTGACGTGGTGGCGCGACCCGGAGCGCACCCGGTTCTGGACCGCCCGCCCGACCGTGCAGGGCGAGGCGTTCGTCGCGTCGAGCATGGGTGTCGGCGAGGCGGGTGAGCCGGGGCTGTGGACCTTCCCGGATCACGCCGGCCAGCAGGCCGACCCGCCCGGCATCCTGGGCGACAGTGGCCCGGCACCGATCACCGCCAGCCCGACCGAGAACGTGGCGAGTGAATCGGGCGACGGGAACACGTCGAATTCGGCCGGGACCGGGACCACGACCGAGACGACTGCACCGGGGTTCGGCGTCGGTGCCGGCGCACTGGGCGTCGGTCTCGGGGCGTGGTGGCTCCGGCGTCACAGATCACGGTAG
- a CDS encoding RNA-guided pseudouridylation complex pseudouridine synthase subunit Cbf5 has translation MRGPPDDRPLADLLDFGVVNLDKPPGPSAHQVAGWVRDMAGVDRAAHAGTLDPKVTGCLPVLLGDATRLAQVFLEGTKEYVAVLELHGPAPSDLDAVVAEFESDVYQKPPRKSAVSRRLRSRRIHTLDVLEVEDRRALLRIRCESGTYIRKLCHDLGLALGTGAHMGHLRRTATDPFDDTDLVNLHDLADALAFAEEGDETAIREVVSPAERALTHLPRLTVAPSAAAQIAEGAPVYAPGVVDGEGVAGVDRGTLVACFTPDDAVVCLGTLVGDPAAESGEVVSLERVLI, from the coding sequence ATGCGTGGGCCACCCGACGACCGACCGCTCGCCGACCTGCTCGACTTCGGGGTCGTGAACCTCGACAAGCCGCCTGGTCCCTCGGCCCACCAGGTCGCGGGCTGGGTCCGGGACATGGCGGGCGTCGACCGGGCGGCCCACGCCGGCACACTGGACCCGAAGGTCACGGGCTGTCTGCCGGTCCTGCTCGGCGACGCGACCCGACTCGCGCAGGTCTTCTTGGAGGGGACGAAGGAGTACGTCGCCGTCTTGGAACTGCACGGCCCGGCACCCTCCGACCTCGACGCCGTCGTCGCGGAGTTCGAGAGCGACGTGTACCAGAAGCCGCCCCGCAAGAGCGCCGTCTCGCGCCGCCTGCGGTCCCGGCGCATCCACACACTGGACGTGCTGGAAGTCGAGGATCGGCGGGCGCTCCTCCGGATTCGCTGTGAGAGCGGGACGTACATCCGGAAGTTGTGTCACGACCTCGGGTTGGCGCTCGGCACCGGCGCGCACATGGGTCACCTGCGCCGGACTGCCACCGATCCCTTCGACGACACCGACCTCGTGAACCTCCACGACCTCGCGGACGCGCTCGCGTTCGCCGAGGAGGGTGACGAAACCGCGATTCGGGAGGTCGTGTCCCCGGCCGAACGAGCGCTGACGCACCTGCCTCGATTGACGGTCGCGCCGAGTGCGGCCGCCCAGATCGCCGAGGGTGCGCCGGTGTACGCGCCCGGTGTGGTGGACGGCGAGGGCGTGGCTGGTGTGGATCGCGGGACGCTCGTCGCCTGCTTCACCCCGGACGACGCGGTGGTCTGTCTCGGGACGCTGGTCGGCGATCCGGCGGCCGAGTCCGGTGAGGTCGTGTCGCTCGAACGAGTGCTGATCTGA
- the cmk gene encoding (d)CMP kinase, producing MLITVSGPPGSGKSTTAEGLADAFGLDHVSGGDIFRSLAAERDMSLAEFNALAEEDDQVDRDLDRRLYDTARDRDDLVLESRLAGWLAGDAADFRLWLDAPVSVRAERIADREEKPVAQARRETTEREESEAGRYLEYYDIDIRDLSIYDIALNTARWDADAVLAGLTGFVEQYDTDTDEGRYPVEGVRYDF from the coding sequence ATGTTGATCACCGTCTCCGGCCCGCCCGGCAGTGGAAAGAGTACCACTGCCGAGGGGCTGGCCGACGCCTTCGGACTCGACCACGTCAGCGGCGGCGACATCTTCCGCTCGCTGGCCGCAGAACGCGACATGAGCCTCGCCGAGTTCAACGCGCTCGCCGAGGAAGACGACCAGGTGGACCGCGACCTGGACCGCCGACTGTACGACACCGCCCGCGACCGCGACGACCTCGTGCTGGAGTCCCGCCTCGCCGGCTGGCTGGCCGGCGACGCCGCCGACTTCCGACTCTGGCTCGACGCGCCGGTCTCGGTCCGCGCCGAGCGCATCGCCGACCGTGAAGAGAAGCCGGTCGCACAGGCCCGCCGGGAGACCACGGAACGCGAGGAGAGCGAGGCCGGCCGGTATCTGGAGTACTACGACATCGACATCCGCGACCTGTCGATCTACGACATCGCGCTGAACACCGCCCGCTGGGACGCCGACGCCGTCCTCGCGGGGCTGACCGGCTTCGTCGAGCAGTACGACACCGACACCGACGAGGGGCGCTACCCGGTCGAGGGCGTCCGGTACGACTTCTGA
- a CDS encoding DUF106 domain-containing protein, which translates to MARIEEKVRSLVSADAEMRDVIETVLERAEDGEIAWIDVREDLTSGQWGRLIEQGILVDGENGFELADADATREALEDDGSDADAGSSVDFDDEDVEDSSWSIYDKAAALFTVGLFLGYSQKPIRDVIGGTMNIVLAPVESMLPFYAVVMLLALVTGLYSTLLQANLMDMDKMGKYQQRMKDIQERRKEAKEAGDDEALDAIQEEQMEAMGDQMGMFKEQFRPMVWIMFLTIPVFLWMYWGVGIGANADPVFQLEQLVLPIVGPKAWTDGVVGPIQAWIVWYFLCSMGFTQIIRKGLNISTTPSAS; encoded by the coding sequence ATGGCACGTATCGAAGAGAAGGTCCGGTCGCTCGTCTCGGCGGACGCCGAGATGCGCGACGTGATCGAGACCGTCCTGGAGCGGGCCGAGGACGGCGAGATCGCGTGGATCGACGTACGCGAGGACCTCACCAGCGGTCAGTGGGGCCGCCTGATCGAACAGGGGATCCTCGTGGACGGCGAGAACGGCTTCGAGTTGGCCGACGCCGACGCGACCCGCGAGGCACTCGAAGACGACGGGAGCGACGCCGACGCGGGGTCGTCCGTCGACTTCGACGACGAGGACGTCGAAGACAGTAGCTGGTCCATCTACGACAAGGCCGCCGCGCTGTTCACGGTCGGGTTGTTCCTGGGCTACTCCCAGAAACCTATCCGCGACGTGATCGGTGGAACGATGAACATCGTGCTCGCACCCGTCGAGTCGATGCTCCCGTTCTACGCGGTCGTGATGCTGCTGGCGCTGGTGACGGGGCTGTACTCCACGCTCCTGCAGGCGAACCTGATGGACATGGACAAGATGGGCAAGTACCAGCAGCGCATGAAGGACATCCAGGAGCGCCGCAAGGAGGCGAAAGAGGCGGGCGACGACGAGGCGCTCGACGCCATCCAGGAGGAGCAGATGGAGGCGATGGGCGACCAGATGGGGATGTTCAAAGAGCAGTTCCGGCCGATGGTGTGGATCATGTTCCTCACCATCCCGGTGTTCCTCTGGATGTACTGGGGCGTCGGCATCGGCGCGAACGCCGACCCCGTCTTCCAGCTCGAACAGCTCGTCCTGCCCATCGTGGGCCCGAAGGCGTGGACCGACGGCGTGGTCGGCCCGATCCAGGCGTGGATCGTCTGGTACTTCCTCTGCTCGATGGGCTTCACCCAGATCATCCGGAAGGGGCTGAACATCTCGACGACGCCCAGCGCGTCCTGA
- the truA gene encoding tRNA pseudouridine(38-40) synthase TruA: MRAFRIAYDGRPFHGFQRQPDVPTVEDAVLDALVDLGVTDADAAAEARTPPGYAAAGRTDAGVSAVAQTVAFSCPEWCSPRALNSELPASVRAWASVPVPDDFHATHDPTARTYRYHLYAPDLSLSRTRAVLDRVTGPRDYHNLTPDETGTERDVEGSVARDGDFLVFRLSAGGFARELVRRVIGLVRDVASGASEESRIDRVFAPEPLDGPAGVAPAPATPLVLTDVTYPGVSFERDPDAVRSLREVFADRRVSGLTSARVAGDVLDGVGAEETR, encoded by the coding sequence GTGCGCGCCTTCCGGATCGCCTACGACGGTCGCCCGTTCCACGGCTTCCAGCGACAGCCGGACGTGCCGACCGTCGAGGACGCGGTTCTCGACGCACTCGTCGACCTCGGCGTGACCGACGCAGATGCCGCCGCCGAGGCTCGGACGCCACCGGGCTACGCCGCCGCCGGCCGAACCGACGCCGGTGTCTCGGCGGTCGCACAGACGGTCGCCTTCTCCTGTCCGGAGTGGTGTTCGCCGCGCGCGCTGAACAGCGAACTCCCGGCGTCGGTGCGGGCGTGGGCCAGCGTGCCGGTTCCCGACGACTTCCACGCGACCCACGACCCGACCGCTCGGACCTATCGCTACCACCTCTACGCACCCGACCTCTCACTCTCGCGGACACGGGCGGTCCTCGACCGCGTGACCGGCCCGCGCGACTACCACAACCTCACGCCGGACGAGACCGGCACCGAGCGCGACGTCGAGGGGTCGGTCGCGCGTGACGGCGACTTCCTCGTGTTCAGGCTCTCGGCGGGTGGGTTCGCCCGCGAACTCGTCCGGCGGGTGATCGGTCTCGTGCGGGACGTCGCCTCGGGTGCGAGCGAGGAGTCACGGATCGACCGCGTGTTCGCGCCGGAGCCACTCGACGGCCCCGCCGGCGTCGCCCCGGCACCGGCCACCCCGCTGGTGTTGACCGACGTGACGTATCCGGGCGTCTCCTTCGAGCGCGACCCCGACGCGGTGCGGAGTCTGCGCGAGGTGTTCGCGGACCGGCGCGTCTCCGGGTTGACCTCGGCGCGAGTCGCCGGCGACGTGCTGGACGGCGTGGGAGCAGAGGAGACGCGGTGA
- a CDS encoding universal stress protein, giving the protein MSGATTDTEREAGAADTVRTVLLPTDGSEGAEAAVAHAVSLAQTYGATIHVLAVADTKSYGTFTTGGAGTVISALEGRCREHVAATRELIADLTSDDPDSPAVETAVVRGFPAEEILRYAEEHDADLLVMGTHGRTGVGRVLLGSVTERVVRRARIPVVTVRQSET; this is encoded by the coding sequence ATGTCTGGCGCAACGACCGACACCGAGCGTGAGGCCGGTGCCGCCGACACGGTGCGGACTGTCCTCCTCCCGACCGACGGGAGCGAGGGAGCCGAGGCCGCGGTCGCACACGCGGTCTCGCTCGCACAGACCTACGGCGCGACCATCCACGTGCTCGCGGTCGCGGACACGAAGTCGTACGGCACCTTCACGACCGGCGGGGCCGGCACGGTGATCTCCGCTCTGGAGGGGCGCTGTCGGGAGCACGTCGCCGCCACACGGGAGTTGATCGCCGACCTGACGAGCGACGATCCGGACAGCCCGGCAGTCGAGACGGCGGTCGTCCGCGGCTTCCCGGCCGAGGAGATCCTGCGCTACGCGGAGGAACACGACGCGGACCTGCTCGTGATGGGGACCCACGGCCGGACGGGGGTGGGCCGCGTCCTGCTCGGGAGCGTCACGGAACGAGTCGTCAGGCGCGCACGGATCCCGGTCGTGACGGTCCGCCAGTCCGAGACGTAG